The Candidatus Nanosynbacter sp. HMT-352 genomic interval GGTAAGAAATTCGCCAAGCCGGAAGATCATCGAGCGCTGGAAGACATCCGCGGCAGTATTATGGAACTTGAATATTATTTGAAAAAGGTAAAGGTATGACACATAAACAATTTGAAGAATTTATCCTAAGTTTGCCGGGCGTATGGCTGGATTATCCGTTTGGTGAGGATGTTGCGGTATATAAATTTGGTAGAGATAATGACGGTGCGGGGAAAATGGTAGCATTGGTTACGGAAGGTTCAAAGCCGCTCAGAGTAAGCCTAAAATGCGATCCGTTGTTGGCGCAGAATTTACGAGAAAAATACGAAACGGTTTTACCGGGCTATCACTTAAACAAGAAGCATTGGAATACAATTATTTGTTCAGGTCAATTGACCGACGAAGAAGTCTTTGACTTGGCGAGGCTGAGCTATCGATTAGTCTCGGAAGCTTAATCTGCTTTAATGATTTGATTGATCTGCTTCTGGATATTTTCTAAATCGCCAGCAGTTTTTACTAGCCATTCGCGCATCTTTTTTGACTTGGTGGATTTATATACCTTTTTCATCATGTTGATCGTATCTGTTATTTGCACATTCATCTCATGAGCATAGGTAATATCCAATTGCGTGTTCAGAAGGGCTTCGTCCAATTTTTTCTCTAATTTTTCTGACGGATCTAGAGCGAGGATGTCCTTCTGTTTCTCCTTATAATTGATGCCGGTTGCTTGAAGCGCTTCGCCCATTGAGGCATTCGCAGTGGTCAGCACTGCAACCAGAGAACTATTGGTGGTTTGTAAACTGGTCGAGCGGAACTTATTATTGTATTTTTTGGAAATAGTGAGTAATTTATTAACACGCGCTGCAACTTGTGATGGGCTAGTATTTGGCATAGA includes:
- a CDS encoding MmcQ/YjbR family DNA-binding protein, producing MTHKQFEEFILSLPGVWLDYPFGEDVAVYKFGRDNDGAGKMVALVTEGSKPLRVSLKCDPLLAQNLREKYETVLPGYHLNKKHWNTIICSGQLTDEEVFDLARLSYRLVSEA